The proteins below are encoded in one region of Mangifera indica cultivar Alphonso chromosome 7, CATAS_Mindica_2.1, whole genome shotgun sequence:
- the LOC123221460 gene encoding uncharacterized protein LOC123221460 has translation MKMDESGEHRKLQLQELEEIRNDAYENARIYKEKTKAFHDKMISRKKFKVDQKVLLYPSRLRLFPCKLRSRWIGHFIVTNIFPYSVVEIQSLATSKIFKVNGHKPKLFYEGFQVENVTEVNLQDPIYSD, from the coding sequence ATGAAGATGGATGAAAGTGGAGAACACAGGAAGTTGCAACTACAAGAGTTAGAGGAAATTCGCAATGATGCCTATGAAAATGCAAGAATTTACAAAGAGAAAACGAAGGCTTTTCATGACAAGATGATTTCTAGGAAAAAGTTTAAAGTTGATCAAAAAGTCCTTCTATACCCATCTCGGCTTCGTCTATTTCCTTGTAAGTTGCGTTCTCGTTGGATTGGACATTTTATTGttactaatatttttccttATAGTGTAGTTGAAATTCAAAGCTTAGCAACTTCCAAGATATTCAAGGTGAATGGCCATAAGCCTAAGCTTTTTTATGAAGGTTTCCAAGTAGAGAATGTGACAGAAGTGAACCTCCAAGATCCAATTTATTCCGATTGA
- the LOC123221459 gene encoding AP2-like ethylene-responsive transcription factor BBM2, which produces MGDNVSVVIQRKLPAKCNDPSTFTIPCMIGIVKLKNLGQPEKPLKTTNKMARTLVFILFLDANMNNWLGFSLSPQEIPSSHQEDHHSQNSVHRLGFNSDELSSECFDLSSHDASAAHLNLPAPFGILEAFNRNNHHQEWNSIKGSELSMLMGSSCTNTQNLDQTQEPKLENFLGGHCFADHEQKLHGCNDMYTAAAATAGGDFIFPNCSLQLPSDGTSNNNNATRTTNNNTGTETETTITNNSSIGLSMIKSWLRNQPTPTQTDTKNINGGGSAQSLSLSMSTGSQTGSPLPLLNNGSGGESSSSDNKKQQKPSSTAAATTTTGGGALDGQTGAIEAVPRKSIDTFGQRTSIYRGVTRHRWTGRYEAHLWDNSCRREGQTRKGRQVYLGGYDKEEKAARAYDLAALKYWGTTTTTNFPISNYEKELEEMKHMTRQEYVASLRRKSSGFSRGASIYRGVTRHHQHGRWQARIGRVAGNKDLYLGTFSTQEEAAEAYDIAAIKFRGLNAVTNFDMSRYDVNSILESSTLPIGGAAKRLKDVEQTHQLTLDGGGGQRTLTNEHESLVTSNFNPYASSSSSSAHHLQNWQTLAFQQPHQQNSNSNFSMHGHFPYSQRLWCKQEQDAELHHQLQLGGTHNFFQPSVLHNLMNMDHQSSLEHSSGSNSVIYGNNSGDVNVIPMGTVIANDHGSFGENDNNLYYISHQQSSAGSQCNNWVPTAVPTLAPRTSTMALCHGAPTFTVWNDT; this is translated from the exons ATGGGGGATAATGTCTCTGTAGTTATTCAGAGAAAGCTTCCTGCAAAGTGCAATGATCCAAGTACGTTCACTATTCCTTGTATGATAGGAATAGTGAAACTAAAAAATTTGGGTCAGCCAGAAAAGCCATTGAAAACTACCAACAAAATGGCTAGAAC tttggtttttattttatttttagatgcAAATATGAACAACTGGTTAGGGTTCTCACTCTCTCCTCAAGAAATCCCTTCTTCACATCAGGAAGATCATCACTCTCAAAACTCTGTCCACCGCCTCGGTTTCAACTCCGATGAACTCTCCAGTGAGTGTTTTGATCTCTCATCCCATGATGCCTCTGCCGCCCATCTCAACCTCCCCGCCCCCTTTGGCATCCTAGAAGCCTTCAACCGCAACAATCACCACCAAG AATGGAATAGTATAAAGGGTTCCGAGCTCTCCATGCTGATGGGTTCTTCATGCACTAATACTCAAAACCTTGATCAAACCCAAGAGCCGAAGCTTGAGAACTTCCTCGGAGGCCACTGTTTTGCGGATCATGAACAAAAACTCCACGGCTGCAACGACATGTACACCGCAGCCGCTGCCACAGCCGGTGGAGACTTCATTTTCCCCAACTGTTCTCTCCAACTTCCGTCAGACGGTACATCAAATAATAACAATGCAACAAGAACAACCAACAACAACACTGGAACCGAAACCGAGACCACCATCACAAACAACAGCTCCATTGGGTTGTCCATGATCAAATCTTGGCTAAGAAACCAACCAACACCAACTCAAACCGACACTAAAAACATCAATGGAGGCGGTTCTGCACAAAGCTTGTCGCTTTCGATGAGCACCGGCTCGCAAACCGGCTCACCTTTGCCACTCCTGAATAATGGCAGCGGGGGAGAGAGCTCTTCTTCAGATAACAAGAAGCAACAAAAACCATCTTCAACGGCAGCGGCAACGACGACGACAGGAGGAGGAGCTCTTGATGGCCAAACGGGCGCCATTGAAGCGGTACCAAGAAAATCCATTGATACTTTTGGGCAAAGGACTTCAATATACCGAGGAGTCACaag GCATAGATGGACCGGAAGATATGAAGCTCATTTATGGGACAATAGCTGTAGGAGAGAAGGCCAAACTAGAAAGGGAAGACAAg TCTATTTAG GAGGGTATGACAAAGAAGAAAAGGCTGCAAGGGCTTATGATTTAGCAGCGTTGAAATATTGGGGTACCACTACAACAACAAATTTCCCa ATTAGCAACTACGAGAAAGAGTTAGAAGAAATGAAGCACATGACCAGGCAAGAGTATGTTGCGTCTCTACGAAG GAAGAGTAGTGGGTTCTCTCGTGGTGCATCTATTTATCGAGGAGTAACAAG ACATCATCAGCACGGAAGATGGCAGGCAAGAATTGGGAGAGTTGCGGGGAACAAAGACCTTTATTTGGGCACTTTCA GCACACAAGAGGAGGCAGCTGAGGCCTATGACATTGCTGCCATCAAATTTCGTGGTCTAAACGCCGTCACAAACTTTGACATGAGCCGCTACGATGTGAATAGTATCCTCGAGAGCAGTACATTACCCATCGGCGGTGCAGCCAAGCGGTTGAAAGACGTGGAGCAGACTCACCAACTAACCCTCGATGGTGGCGGTGGCCAGCGAACCCTAACCAATGAACATGAAAGCCTCGTAACTTCAAACTTCAACCCCTACGCCTCCTCATCCTCTTCCTCAGCTCACCACCTCCAAAACTGGCAAACCCTAGCATTCCAACAACCCCATCAGCAAAACTCTAATTCCAACTTCTCCATGCACGGCCACTTCCCCTACAGCCAGCGCCTCTGGTGCAAGCAAGAGCAAGACGCCGAGCTTCACCACCAGCTTCAACTGGGAGGCACCCACAATTTCTTTCAGCCGTCCGTTTTACACAATCTTATGAACATGGATCATCAATCTTCATTGGAACACAGCTCGGGCTCAAACTCCGTGATTTACGGTAACAATAGCGGGGATGTGAACGTGATTCCAATGGGGACAGTTATTGCAAACGATCATGGAAGTTTTGGTGAAAACGATAacaatttgtattatatatctCATCAACAATCTTCAGCGGGAAGCCAATGCAACAACTGGGTGCCGACAGCGGTTCCCACACTTGCGCCAAGAACGAGTACAATGGCGTTGTGCCATGGAGCTCCAACATTTACAGTGTGGAATGACACTTAA
- the LOC123220347 gene encoding 60S ribosomal protein L38-like, with product MPKQIHEIKDFLLTARRKDARSVKIKRSRDVVKFKVRCSKYLYTLCVFDSEKADKLKQSLPPGLSVQDL from the exons ATG CCGAAGCAGATTCATGAGATCAAGGATTTCCTTCTTACTGCAAGAAGGAAGGATGCTCGATCTGTGAAAATCAAGAGGAGCAGGGATGTGGTTAAGTTTAAGGTTCGCTGCTCCAAGTACCTTTACACACTCTGTGTGTTTGACTCTGAGAAAGCTGACAAGTTGAAGCAATCTCTTCCCCCAG GTTTGAGTGTGCAAGACCTGTGA